The Desulfonatronovibrio magnus region TGAACTCATCGCGGATATTGATACCGGCTTGAATGTCTTGCTGTACGCCCCACGAAGATTTGGGAAAACCTCTCTGGTGCTGAACGCCCTTGGCCGGACCAAGCACGCATATGTTTTCCTGGACCTAATGGGCATCGTGGATGAGCAAGAGTTTATCAACGAATACTTCAACGCTGTTTCCAAAAGCCTGACCAGCACCGCTGACAAGGCCGTCAACCTTTTCAAAAAAATCCTGGGCCTCAAGCCGAACATCTCCGTGGATTTTGACGCAAGTGGAAACCCCAGCTTTCGACTTGGCCTGCTCCCCGGCGAATCAAAATACGTGCTGAAAGAGGTACTGGACCTTCCTTATAAGTATGGCCCAATACCGGAACCAAAAGGTTGTGAACTACCAGTCCGAAATGGAAATAATAAAGCCAAAAAAAATGGAGGAGCAAGATGCTGGCTGTCAAAGGACATTACAAAGACGGCAAAATTACTCTACTGGAATCATTGCCAGAGAATATTCACGAGGCGGAATTAAACGTTGTAGTGCTGCCTATGGAAACCTCGGTACAGAGGCACTTTCCGACGCAAGAATATGTTTGCCGGGAAGCGACCAGTGAAGAAGAATTCATGAATCTTGGTTTGTCTGTTTTTTTTAACGATAACGATGACCGAAATGTGGACTGGGAGGATTGTCTTGGGCTTAAGTAGCAGGGTTGGAGAAATAGTGTTTTTTGACTTTCCCTACACTAATGCGAGAGGATCCAAGGTTCGCCCGGCGATTATTGTGCACGACCATGGGGAGCATGGCAGCACTTCAGACATCACTGTTGCCTATATGACCACTGAGGTGGACAGTTATGCATTCAGCCCTCACGCTGTACTTATTGAGCAGCAGGACCTGGCGTTCGGTACACTGAAAGTGACAAGCGTTGTCCGTACAGACAAACTTATTACGATTGCCCCGTCAATCTGCAGAAGGATACAAGGAAATTTAGTTCGGTTGGTGGGGTTGAGGGGGTTTATGCTATGAAGAGACTGGGTGGTACGTAGCCAATATCATTTTTCTCAAAAAGAATATCATGGCAGGTGCATCATTTTGTAGTAACGTGACTACAAATAGTTCTTCAAGGAGAATGATCATGAGTAAAACAATGACCAGCCGGGAATTTAATCAATATGCAGGTCAAGCCAAAAAGGCAGCCGAGTTGGAGCCAGTAATCATTACAGATCGGGAAAAACCTTGTCATGTGCTGATTAGCATAGAGGAATACCACAGCCTGATCAGGAAAGAGGAGAACATTGCAGATTTATTGAGTATGCCCGGTTCTGAGGATATTGAACTGGCGATACCCAGGATGGAAGATCTTCCTCAAACAGCGGATTTAAAATAATGTACCTGTTGGATACCAATGTTGTCTCCGAGTTGAGAAAGATCCGCCAGGGCAAGGCTGATCCGGGTGTTATGCGCTGGGCCGAGGGAGTCGTCAGCAATGATTTATATCTCTCTGTAATAACAATTCAAGAGCTGGAAATCGGGATTCTGTT contains the following coding sequences:
- a CDS encoding type II toxin-antitoxin system Phd/YefM family antitoxin, translated to MSKTMTSREFNQYAGQAKKAAELEPVIITDREKPCHVLISIEEYHSLIRKEENIADLLSMPGSEDIELAIPRMEDLPQTADLK
- a CDS encoding ATP-binding protein, with the protein product MIIRKPFYYGGVVADAHFCNRLGEINELIADIDTGLNVLLYAPRRFGKTSLVLNALGRTKHAYVFLDLMGIVDEQEFINEYFNAVSKSLTSTADKAVNLFKKILGLKPNISVDFDASGNPSFRLGLLPGESKYVLKEVLDLPYKYGPIPEPKGCELPVRNGNNKAKKNGGARCWLSKDITKTAKLLYWNHCQRIFTRRN
- a CDS encoding type II toxin-antitoxin system PemK/MazF family toxin, with amino-acid sequence MGLSSRVGEIVFFDFPYTNARGSKVRPAIIVHDHGEHGSTSDITVAYMTTEVDSYAFSPHAVLIEQQDLAFGTLKVTSVVRTDKLITIAPSICRRIQGNLVRLVGLRGFML